Part of the Aggregatilinea lenta genome, CCTGACCCCGACCGCCCCACGATGGCGGTCATCTGGTGCGGCCAGACGTCCAACGTCACGTCATTGACGGCGTGAATGTCCTCGCCCGCGAGGTGGTAGATCCGGTGTACGTGCGACAGGCTGATGACCGGCTCCAGGCTGCTGCTGTACGGTTCGTGTCCGTTCGTCATGCTACTTGTCCTCCCGCCCGTTGCTGCTCGGCTCGCCCTGGACGGTATGCTCCGGCCACACGCCGATGTGATCTTCGTTGAGGTGCAGCCGGACGCGATCTTCCATATCCAGCGCTTCGATGTACGCTTCGGGCAGTTGCAGACGCCCGGCGCGGTCGAGGATGGCATATTCTTCTTCGTGCAGCGCCACGTCGCCCTCGCGCCGCCGCAAAATCTCGGTGCTGGTGCGCCCGTCGCGCATGCCAATCACGCGATCCACGCGCGTCGATACGCTCATGTCGTGCGTCACGATCATCACCGTCACGCCGAACTCTTCGTTCAGCGTGCGCAGGGAGTGGAAAATCTGCTCGGCGGAATGACTGTCCACCTCGCCCGTCGGCTCGTCGGCCAGCAGCAGGGCCGGACGGTTCGCCATGCCAACCGCGATCGCGACGCGCTGCTGCTCCCCGCCGGAGAGGCGATCAGGGCGGTGGTTCAGGCGGTCGCCCAGGCCGACGCGCTCCAGCAGGTCGGTCGCGCGGGCGCGCCGCTCGCGCAGCGGGAATCCGGCCAGCGCCATCGGTAGCTCGACGTTTTCTTCGGCGGTCAGGTACGGCAGCAGGTTGCGCGCCGTCTGCTGCCACACGAAGCCGACCATGTGCCGCCGGTAGCGCACCTGATCGCGGCGCGACATTTCGAGCAGGTTATAGTCGCCCACGCGCACACGCCCGGCAGTCGGGGAATCCAGCCCGCCGAGGATGTTCATCAGCGTGGACTTGCCGGACCCGGACGGCCCCACCAGCGCCATCATCTCGCCCTGGCGGATCAGCAGGTCCAGCCCCTGCAAGGCGACCACTTCCAGATCCGCGATCTTATAAATTTTGACCAGATTCTCGCACTCGATGAAGATCGGGCGGGCCTTGTCCGCCGATCCGGGAGCGCTTTCCGGTAGTGTTGCTGCCTGGCTCATCGTTGTTACCCTCTCGCGCTGTCCGACGCCTGTGCGTCTGCGGCGTGTTCGATTGGTATGGTTTATCTCGTGAGGGCAGTTCATGAACTGCCCCTACGCCA contains:
- a CDS encoding ABC transporter ATP-binding protein — its product is MSQAATLPESAPGSADKARPIFIECENLVKIYKIADLEVVALQGLDLLIRQGEMMALVGPSGSGKSTLMNILGGLDSPTAGRVRVGDYNLLEMSRRDQVRYRRHMVGFVWQQTARNLLPYLTAEENVELPMALAGFPLRERRARATDLLERVGLGDRLNHRPDRLSGGEQQRVAIAVGMANRPALLLADEPTGEVDSHSAEQIFHSLRTLNEEFGVTVMIVTHDMSVSTRVDRVIGMRDGRTSTEILRRREGDVALHEEEYAILDRAGRLQLPEAYIEALDMEDRVRLHLNEDHIGVWPEHTVQGEPSSNGREDK